A genomic region of Kribbella sp. NBC_00382 contains the following coding sequences:
- the nudC gene encoding NAD(+) diphosphatase, whose product MAYSIVPGSLSLSRSVLDRAADRRRDVEWLEKAWAAADTQVALVAGDKLAVVEDRTALRLVPPAAAPDGIRIFLGIDRVAGAGMTADGRAVFAVLVSEEPDDSYAGLREVGGVLDDREAGIAVNVVGLGNWHAVHTHCANCGAHTEVVDAGHVRHCPTCGLNHFPRSDPAIIVLVTDDQDRALLGRNEAWPEGRYSTLAGFVEPGESLEAAVRREVFEETGVVIGEEIEYAGSQPWPLPSSLMLGFYAKATGYAINVDQDEIAEAKWFSREDLAALVEAGTMALPGNISISRRLIEGWYGKELTGSW is encoded by the coding sequence GTGGCTTATTCGATCGTTCCTGGTTCCCTGTCGCTGTCCCGCTCCGTGCTGGACCGAGCTGCTGACCGACGGCGAGACGTGGAGTGGCTGGAGAAGGCGTGGGCCGCTGCAGACACCCAGGTGGCGCTGGTGGCCGGCGACAAGTTGGCAGTAGTCGAGGACCGTACGGCGCTCCGCCTGGTACCGCCCGCTGCCGCCCCTGACGGCATCCGCATCTTCCTGGGCATCGACCGTGTCGCAGGAGCCGGGATGACGGCCGACGGGCGCGCCGTGTTCGCAGTACTGGTCAGTGAAGAGCCAGACGACTCGTACGCCGGCCTGCGCGAGGTTGGCGGAGTACTGGACGACCGGGAGGCCGGGATCGCGGTCAATGTGGTCGGGCTGGGCAACTGGCACGCAGTACACACCCACTGCGCCAACTGCGGAGCCCATACCGAGGTGGTCGACGCAGGCCACGTACGGCACTGCCCAACCTGCGGCCTCAACCACTTCCCACGCAGCGACCCGGCGATCATCGTGCTCGTTACCGACGACCAGGACCGAGCACTACTAGGCCGCAACGAGGCGTGGCCCGAGGGCCGCTACTCCACCCTCGCCGGCTTCGTAGAGCCCGGCGAATCCCTGGAGGCCGCCGTCCGCCGAGAGGTCTTCGAAGAAACCGGCGTGGTCATCGGCGAGGAGATCGAGTACGCCGGCAGCCAGCCCTGGCCGCTCCCGTCCAGCCTCATGCTCGGCTTCTACGCCAAAGCCACCGGCTACGCCATCAACGTCGACCAGGACGAGATCGCCGAAGCCAAATGGTTCAGCCGCGAAGACCTGGCCGCCCTGGTCGAAGCCGGCACCATGGCCCTCCCCGGCAACATCTCCATCTCCCGCCGCCTCATCGAAGGCTGGTACGGCAAAGAACTAACCGGCAGCTGGTAG
- the deoD gene encoding purine-nucleoside phosphorylase produces MSIHIAAEKGQIAPRVLFPGDPLRAKWIAETYLSDVTCYTEIRNMFGFTGTYKGERISVQGSGMGQPSASIYANELFAEYDVQTLIRVGTCGALTEAVRVRDVIVAMSASTDSQMNRLRFHGIDYAPTADYQLLRAAVDAAEAAGLNVHVGQVFSGDLFYNDRPDLVSRTAEYGVLGIEMEASALYTLAAKFGRRALGIMTVSDHLITKEETTAEERQTTFSEMITIALDAAIEVPV; encoded by the coding sequence ATGAGTATTCACATCGCCGCCGAGAAGGGGCAGATCGCGCCACGCGTGCTCTTCCCCGGGGATCCACTGAGGGCCAAGTGGATCGCTGAGACCTACCTGTCCGACGTCACCTGCTACACCGAGATCCGGAACATGTTCGGGTTCACCGGCACCTACAAGGGTGAGCGGATCTCCGTGCAGGGTTCCGGCATGGGTCAGCCGTCGGCCTCCATCTACGCGAACGAGCTGTTCGCCGAGTACGACGTACAGACCCTGATCCGGGTCGGTACCTGTGGTGCGCTGACCGAGGCCGTCCGGGTCCGCGACGTGATCGTGGCGATGTCGGCGAGCACCGACTCGCAGATGAACCGCCTGCGCTTCCACGGCATCGACTACGCGCCGACCGCCGACTACCAGCTGCTGCGCGCTGCGGTGGACGCGGCCGAGGCGGCCGGACTGAACGTGCATGTCGGCCAGGTGTTCTCGGGCGACCTGTTCTACAACGACCGGCCCGACCTGGTGTCGCGCACGGCGGAGTACGGCGTACTGGGGATCGAGATGGAGGCGTCGGCGCTGTACACGCTGGCCGCCAAGTTCGGCCGCCGGGCGCTCGGCATCATGACCGTGTCGGACCACCTGATCACCAAGGAGGAGACGACCGCCGAGGAGCGGCAGACGACCTTCTCGGAGATGATCACGATCGCCCTCGATGCTGCGATCGAGGTGCCGGTCTGA
- a CDS encoding GOLPH3/VPS74 family protein has translation MLIAEDLALLLYDDESGKPVTGSPGLDYALGGAVLIELTLLGKVDIAEAGDTVKAGRLKVLDTTPTGDAVLDERLALLATKPGARPKDLMKKLSNNLRYQVLARLAERGVLEQDKGKVLGLFPVTRWPAKDARHEAEVRTGLDNVLKLGTQPDERTAALIALLSALNVVPKIVTGAVDKRALKQRAKEISESDWAAAAVRKAVQEMQAAVTAAIVVASSAGAAGSS, from the coding sequence ATGTTGATCGCAGAGGACCTCGCGCTGCTCCTGTACGACGACGAGAGCGGGAAGCCCGTCACCGGGTCGCCCGGGCTCGACTATGCGCTCGGTGGAGCCGTGCTGATCGAGTTGACGCTGCTGGGCAAGGTAGACATCGCCGAGGCCGGTGACACGGTCAAGGCCGGGCGGTTGAAGGTACTGGACACCACGCCGACCGGGGACGCCGTACTGGACGAGCGGCTCGCTCTGCTGGCGACCAAGCCGGGTGCCCGGCCGAAGGACCTGATGAAGAAGCTGTCCAACAACCTGCGCTACCAGGTGCTCGCCAGGCTGGCGGAGCGCGGCGTGCTGGAGCAGGACAAGGGCAAGGTGCTCGGCCTGTTCCCGGTCACCCGCTGGCCGGCCAAAGACGCACGGCATGAGGCAGAGGTCCGTACCGGCCTGGACAACGTCCTGAAGCTGGGCACCCAGCCTGACGAGCGCACCGCAGCACTGATCGCCCTGCTCAGCGCCCTGAACGTAGTCCCGAAGATCGTCACCGGCGCCGTGGACAAGAGGGCCCTCAAGCAACGCGCCAAGGAGATCTCCGAGTCGGACTGGGCCGCTGCCGCTGTCCGCAAGGCCGTCCAGGAAATGCAAGCAGCAGTAACCGCAGCCATCGTCGTAGCCAGCTCTGCCGGCGCCGCAGGCAGCTCCTGA
- a CDS encoding sigma-70 family RNA polymerase sigma factor, with product MTDALDLPAIKAARQARKEFLDRLEPLRRDLYAYCRHLTGNAFDAEDLVQESLTRAFTQAAQAHSPIEKPRAWLFRVATNTYVDSYRRRHPVPAELPDSAAPATADPVEVRDAWKELVTLLPPQERAALALKDLFGFTLAETADVLRTTPGAVKAALHRGRGRLEAPDRSTALKVRAEPDRRLLDAVAEAFTAYDVPRLTALLLADADSEILGMLTEDGAEQIRSGSIEHTLDPSTPYRYAATVEEVWGEAVLVIRRVEDGVAVVNDLMRLTTEDGKVRSIRWYYFSPNFLTELAETLDEPVLLNGHHY from the coding sequence GTGACCGACGCACTCGACCTCCCCGCGATCAAGGCGGCCCGGCAGGCGCGCAAGGAGTTCCTGGACCGGTTGGAGCCGCTCCGTCGCGACCTGTACGCCTACTGTCGCCACCTGACCGGCAATGCCTTCGATGCCGAGGACCTGGTCCAGGAGTCGCTCACTAGAGCCTTCACCCAGGCAGCGCAGGCGCACAGCCCGATCGAGAAGCCACGGGCCTGGCTGTTCCGGGTTGCCACCAACACGTACGTCGACAGCTACCGCAGGCGCCACCCGGTGCCGGCAGAGCTCCCGGACTCAGCAGCACCGGCTACTGCTGACCCGGTCGAGGTCCGGGACGCATGGAAGGAGTTGGTGACCTTGCTGCCGCCGCAGGAGCGGGCTGCCTTGGCGTTGAAGGACCTGTTCGGGTTCACGCTCGCGGAGACGGCCGACGTACTCCGTACTACGCCTGGCGCGGTCAAGGCCGCACTACACCGGGGGAGAGGACGGCTGGAGGCGCCTGATCGCAGTACTGCGCTCAAGGTGCGGGCTGAGCCGGATAGGCGACTGCTGGACGCAGTAGCTGAGGCGTTCACCGCGTACGACGTACCGAGGCTCACTGCGCTGCTACTGGCGGATGCGGACAGCGAGATCCTCGGCATGCTCACGGAGGACGGGGCGGAGCAGATCAGGAGCGGGTCGATCGAGCACACGCTGGACCCGAGTACGCCGTACCGGTACGCGGCGACTGTGGAGGAGGTGTGGGGTGAGGCCGTGCTGGTCATCCGGAGAGTGGAGGACGGTGTGGCGGTGGTCAACGACCTCATGCGGCTCACTACCGAGGACGGGAAGGTACGGAGCATCCGCTGGTACTACTTCTCGCCGAACTTCCTCACCGAGCTGGCGGAGACGCTGGACGAACCCGTACTGCTCAACGGTCACCACTACTGA
- a CDS encoding GNAT family N-acetyltransferase: MPTFRRFAAGIGTLSLRPLDLATDVPTLHSWVTQPYAQYWGLLTATVDDVRTEYERIERTGYHQALLGMHDGRPAFLMERYLPAHDPVGELYQLAPGDIGMHVLVAPPEQRVPGFTTAIFETILDYLFSDPQVDRVVVEPDVRNTKIQALNQRMGFRKHSIVTLPDKQAWLSFCTRDQYAEATRMNEAG; encoded by the coding sequence GTGCCCACCTTCCGCCGTTTCGCCGCTGGGATCGGCACTCTGAGCCTGCGGCCACTCGACCTCGCCACGGACGTGCCTACGCTGCACAGCTGGGTCACCCAGCCTTATGCGCAGTACTGGGGACTGCTGACCGCCACTGTCGACGACGTACGCACGGAGTACGAGCGAATCGAGCGCACTGGCTATCACCAGGCATTACTGGGTATGCACGACGGGCGGCCGGCGTTCCTGATGGAGCGGTACCTGCCTGCCCACGACCCGGTCGGCGAGCTGTACCAGCTGGCGCCGGGTGACATCGGCATGCACGTCTTGGTCGCGCCGCCCGAGCAGCGCGTGCCCGGCTTCACCACCGCCATCTTCGAGACGATCCTCGACTACCTGTTCAGCGATCCGCAGGTCGATCGCGTCGTGGTCGAGCCCGACGTCCGCAACACCAAGATCCAGGCCCTGAACCAGCGGATGGGGTTCCGCAAGCACAGCATCGTGACGCTGCCCGACAAGCAGGCCTGGCTGAGCTTCTGCACCCGCGACCAGTACGCCGAGGCGACCCGGATGAACGAGGCAGGCTGA
- a CDS encoding IucA/IucC family protein: MTTTHLQPDTWAVANRALVRKALAEFTHERLFEPTVSGEGYTVANETSEYFFKADLYPLNHWEVDASSITRTRDGVDAAVDALDFITEFHSQLGIGAEMLPVYLEEISSTLASSAYKLAKDDLTAAELVTADFQTIESAMTEGHPCFVANNGRLGFGVEDYRAFAPEAGAAVQLVWIAVRRDRSTVSHSKTISYDEMLRDELGTPVLQRFSERIREVGGDPADYHLMPMHPWQWENKTTITFAADIAQRHIVYLGTSDDEYQAQQSIRTFFNRTQPSRNYVKTALSVLNMGFMRGLSPAYMAKTPAINDWVHDLVENDAILKRYGFSVLREIAAVGYHNRYYEAATSPTSAYRKMLSALWRESPVPTLAPGERLATMASLLHVDRHGSAFAGALIKSSGLSAREWLRSYLDAYLVPLLHCFYAYELVFMPHGENLILVLRDGVPVRVLMKDIAEEIAVLSTATALPSEIERVRVTNVPDDEKLLSIFTDVFDCIFRFLSPLLAGEGLSPEEFWAVVASSVRDYQEATPELAAAFAKYDLFSPEFVLSCLNRLQLKNNQSMVDLADMAGSLQFVGTLQNPLAFD; the protein is encoded by the coding sequence ATGACCACCACACATCTCCAACCGGACACCTGGGCGGTTGCGAACCGCGCGCTGGTCCGCAAGGCGCTCGCCGAGTTCACCCACGAGCGGCTCTTCGAACCTACGGTGTCGGGCGAGGGCTACACGGTCGCGAACGAGACGAGCGAGTACTTCTTCAAGGCCGACCTTTATCCCTTGAATCATTGGGAAGTCGACGCGTCGAGCATCACCCGGACGCGCGATGGCGTCGACGCGGCGGTCGACGCGCTGGACTTCATCACGGAGTTCCACTCACAGTTGGGCATCGGCGCCGAGATGCTCCCGGTCTACCTCGAGGAGATCAGCAGTACGCTCGCCAGTTCGGCGTACAAGCTGGCCAAGGACGACCTGACCGCGGCCGAGCTGGTCACCGCGGATTTCCAGACGATCGAGTCCGCGATGACCGAGGGACACCCTTGTTTTGTTGCGAACAACGGGCGGCTCGGGTTCGGCGTCGAGGACTATCGCGCCTTTGCTCCTGAGGCCGGTGCTGCGGTCCAGCTGGTGTGGATCGCGGTGCGGCGGGATCGCTCGACGGTGTCGCACAGCAAGACGATCAGCTATGACGAAATGCTGCGTGACGAGCTCGGAACGCCCGTCCTGCAACGGTTCAGCGAACGCATTCGGGAGGTCGGCGGCGATCCGGCCGACTATCACCTGATGCCGATGCATCCTTGGCAGTGGGAGAACAAGACGACGATCACGTTCGCCGCGGATATCGCTCAGCGGCATATCGTCTATCTCGGCACGAGCGATGACGAGTACCAGGCACAGCAGTCGATCCGGACCTTCTTCAATCGGACTCAGCCGTCACGGAATTACGTGAAGACGGCATTGTCGGTGCTCAACATGGGCTTCATGCGCGGCCTGTCCCCGGCGTACATGGCGAAGACGCCGGCGATCAACGACTGGGTGCACGACCTGGTCGAGAACGACGCGATCCTCAAGCGTTATGGCTTCTCCGTGCTGCGCGAGATCGCGGCCGTCGGGTATCACAACCGGTACTACGAAGCGGCGACCAGCCCGACTTCGGCGTACCGGAAGATGCTGTCCGCCCTGTGGCGCGAGAGCCCGGTGCCGACACTGGCTCCGGGCGAGCGGCTGGCGACGATGGCGTCGCTGCTGCATGTCGATCGGCACGGCTCGGCGTTTGCCGGGGCGTTGATCAAGTCGTCGGGGTTGAGCGCTCGCGAGTGGCTGCGGTCGTATCTTGATGCGTATCTTGTGCCGTTGCTGCATTGCTTCTACGCGTACGAGTTGGTGTTCATGCCGCATGGCGAGAACCTGATTCTGGTACTGCGTGACGGCGTGCCGGTACGCGTGCTGATGAAGGACATCGCGGAGGAGATCGCAGTACTGAGCACGGCGACCGCGCTGCCGTCCGAGATCGAACGGGTTCGCGTCACCAACGTGCCGGATGACGAGAAGCTGTTGAGCATCTTCACCGATGTTTTCGACTGCATCTTCCGGTTCCTGTCGCCGCTGCTGGCAGGCGAAGGGTTGTCGCCTGAGGAATTCTGGGCGGTCGTCGCATCGTCGGTGCGGGATTACCAGGAGGCGACGCCGGAGTTGGCGGCGGCGTTTGCGAAGTACGACCTGTTCAGTCCTGAATTCGTCTTGTCCTGCTTGAACCGGCTGCAGCTGAAGAACAACCAGAGCATGGTCGATCTGGCGGACATGGCCGGGTCACTGCAGTTCGTCGGCACGCTGCAGAATCCGTTGGCCTTCGACTGA
- a CDS encoding helix-turn-helix domain-containing protein, translated as MPKATKRSGRPDPGQSEPEAEHRITIHLDEVLADRNVTLVELAARVGVTVANLSILKNGHARAVRFSTLTAICDALDCTPADLIRLDPDPTRS; from the coding sequence ATGCCCAAGGCAACAAAACGCTCCGGTCGGCCCGACCCCGGCCAATCCGAACCCGAGGCCGAGCACCGGATCACCATCCATCTGGACGAAGTGCTCGCCGACCGCAACGTGACCCTGGTCGAACTGGCCGCGCGGGTCGGCGTCACGGTCGCCAACCTCTCCATCCTCAAGAACGGTCACGCCCGAGCGGTCCGGTTCAGCACCCTCACCGCCATCTGCGACGCCCTCGACTGCACCCCCGCCGACCTGATCCGCCTGGACCCCGACCCCACCCGTAGCTGA
- a CDS encoding DUF2975 domain-containing protein — MTAALDGIRGVVSDVIADPAGRIPLRVVHPELGQRLLYLATVLPSVLLIAEIARRLAALLRGAEGSDPFTTRTVRELTFLAKLTAFGGTGAWVLSSVATSILAKTVLESGKAIEPYDSPVGWLAVGFIFAALAQLIARGVALRAELDTVI; from the coding sequence TTGACGGCGGCGCTCGACGGCATCCGCGGTGTGGTGAGCGATGTCATCGCCGACCCGGCGGGCAGGATCCCGTTGCGGGTGGTTCACCCGGAGCTCGGCCAGCGCCTGCTCTATCTCGCCACGGTTCTCCCGAGTGTTCTCCTGATCGCCGAGATCGCCCGTCGGCTGGCGGCGCTCCTGCGGGGCGCCGAAGGCAGCGACCCGTTCACCACTCGTACGGTGCGTGAGCTGACCTTCCTCGCCAAGCTCACGGCCTTCGGCGGTACCGGCGCCTGGGTGCTCAGCAGTGTCGCGACCTCGATCCTCGCCAAGACCGTCCTGGAGTCCGGCAAGGCGATCGAGCCCTACGACTCACCGGTCGGCTGGCTCGCGGTCGGCTTCATCTTCGCCGCGCTCGCCCAGCTGATCGCCCGCGGTGTCGCCCTGCGCGCCGAGCTGGACACCGTCATCTGA
- a CDS encoding Uma2 family endonuclease, with amino-acid sequence MIEGLTAGCATVRAPDARRYEVIDGRLVVTGVQPPAHQAAVVALMVMLKQACTPDLLVSVGSLDFRPTRRLSLRPDILITPRADAGPHYVQQAVLAVEVLSPTTRVTDVVTKRELYAQHGVPAYWLLDPDRQELTILHLTPTGYTCQAVLQGEETFHTTTPFPITLSPATVLG; translated from the coding sequence ATGATCGAAGGACTGACTGCTGGTTGTGCCACGGTTCGGGCGCCGGACGCGCGGCGGTACGAGGTGATCGACGGGCGGCTGGTGGTGACGGGCGTGCAACCACCGGCCCACCAGGCGGCCGTCGTCGCCCTGATGGTGATGCTCAAACAAGCCTGTACTCCGGACCTGCTGGTCTCCGTCGGCTCCCTCGACTTCCGCCCGACGCGCCGGCTCTCACTCCGCCCCGACATCCTCATCACCCCGCGCGCTGACGCCGGCCCGCACTACGTCCAGCAGGCAGTCCTGGCCGTCGAGGTCCTCTCCCCCACCACGAGAGTCACCGACGTGGTGACGAAACGCGAGCTCTATGCGCAGCACGGCGTACCGGCGTACTGGCTCCTGGACCCAGACCGCCAAGAACTGACCATCCTCCACCTAACCCCCACCGGCTACACCTGCCAAGCAGTCCTCCAAGGCGAAGAAACCTTCCACACCACAACCCCCTTCCCCATCACCCTCTCCCCCGCCACCGTCCTGGGATGA
- a CDS encoding Uma2 family endonuclease, protein MTGQIGGRQRAVAGRSPEPAEPPADNHHAGQVTPKEAMELVQHIEPNNFTLADLDALPDDGSQYELVDGIYLVTPSPTLLHQVAVAELSYLLRQKCPAGYRVIQAPMDYRPTAGRSLQPDVIVATRDDPGPDALRLPLLLAVEVLSPATRSKDLVLKRNLYEEAGVAAYWMFDPEAEILTVLELEDGRYAERAVVKAEEAFEAELPFAVRVVPAELVG, encoded by the coding sequence ATGACCGGCCAGATCGGGGGCAGACAAAGGGCAGTTGCGGGCAGATCTCCCGAACCGGCCGAACCACCAGCCGACAACCACCATGCTGGTCAGGTGACACCGAAGGAGGCAATGGAACTCGTGCAGCACATCGAGCCCAACAACTTCACCCTGGCCGATCTCGACGCCCTTCCTGACGACGGCAGCCAGTACGAACTCGTCGACGGGATCTATCTGGTGACGCCGTCACCCACCCTGCTGCATCAGGTGGCGGTAGCTGAGCTGAGTTATTTACTACGACAGAAGTGCCCGGCGGGTTATCGCGTCATTCAGGCTCCGATGGATTACCGACCCACGGCGGGCCGCTCGCTGCAGCCCGATGTGATCGTGGCGACCCGTGACGATCCGGGGCCTGACGCGCTTCGCCTTCCGCTGCTACTGGCGGTCGAGGTGCTCTCCCCGGCAACCCGTTCCAAGGACTTGGTCCTCAAGCGGAATCTCTATGAAGAAGCAGGGGTCGCTGCCTACTGGATGTTCGACCCTGAGGCCGAGATCCTGACCGTGCTGGAGTTGGAGGACGGGCGGTATGCCGAGCGGGCCGTGGTGAAGGCCGAGGAGGCATTCGAAGCTGAGTTGCCGTTTGCCGTGCGGGTGGTTCCGGCGGAACTCGTCGGATAG
- a CDS encoding peptidase inhibitor family I36 protein — MRAFLKLALGTALTATALTAAATGPAQATTTSGTCGANFVCMWEDPGFNGTKYVDVVGQPGFIDIDWWEGDNEISSVNNRTGYWVRMYANDDATGFFGCVAPNQSIAALTFDNDMESFSLNTTCN; from the coding sequence GTGCGAGCGTTCCTGAAACTTGCCCTCGGCACCGCCCTGACCGCGACCGCGCTGACCGCCGCCGCGACCGGCCCCGCGCAGGCCACCACCACGTCGGGCACCTGCGGCGCCAACTTCGTCTGCATGTGGGAGGACCCGGGCTTCAACGGAACGAAGTACGTCGACGTCGTCGGCCAGCCCGGCTTCATCGACATCGACTGGTGGGAAGGCGACAACGAGATCAGCAGCGTCAACAACCGCACCGGCTACTGGGTCCGGATGTACGCCAACGACGACGCCACCGGCTTCTTCGGCTGTGTAGCCCCCAACCAGTCGATCGCCGCCCTGACCTTCGACAACGACATGGAAAGCTTCAGCCTCAACACCACCTGCAACTAG